Proteins encoded together in one Microcebus murinus isolate Inina chromosome 18, M.murinus_Inina_mat1.0, whole genome shotgun sequence window:
- the ALOX12B gene encoding arachidonate 12-lipoxygenase, 12R-type, producing MATYKVKVATGTDLLSGTTDCISLTIVGTQGESDKQRLNHFGRDFATGAVDEYTVQCQQDLGELIIIRLHKERHSILPKNPWYCNYVQICAPNGRVYHFPAYQWMDGYETLALREATAKKMADDSLPILLEHRQEEIRAKQDFYHWRVFVPGLPNYIHIPSYRPPVRRHRNPNRPEWNGYIPGFPILINIKATKFLNSNLRFSFVKTASFFFRLGPMSLAFKVRGLVDCKRSWKRLKDIKKIFPGTKSVISEYVAEHWAEDSFFGYQYLNGINPGLIRRCTRLPDKFPVTDCMVAPFLGEGTCLQAELEKGNIYLADYRILEGIPTIELNGRKQHHCAPLCLLHLNPEGNVMPIAIQLSQTPGPDCPIFLPSDSEWDWLLAKTWVRYAEFYSHEGISHLLEAHLIGEAFCLAMLRHLPMCHPLYKLLIPHTRYTVQINSIGRALLLNEGGLSARGMSLGLEGFAQVMVRALSELTYDSLYIPNDFVERGVQDLPGYYYRDDCLAVWDALERYVTEIITYYYPNDAAVEGDPELQSWVQEIFKECLLGRESSGFPTCLRTVPELIRYVTIVIYTCSARHAAVNTGQLEYTSWMPNFPSSMRNPPMQAKGLTTLETFMDTLPDVKTTCIVLLVLWTLSREPDDKRPLGHFPDIHFVEEAPRRSMEAFRQRLAQISHNIRQRNKCLPVPYYYLDPVLIENSISI from the exons ATGGCCACCTACAAAGTCAAGGTGGCCACAGGCACCGACCTCTTGTCGGGAACCACGGACTGTATCTCGCTGACCATTGTGGGGACCCAAGGAGAGAGCGATAAGCAGCGGCTGAACCACTTTGGGAGAGACTTTGCGACTGGGGCG GTGGACGAGTACACTGTCCAGTGCCAGCAGGACCTGGGGGAGCTCATCATCATCCGCCTGCACAAAGAGCGCCACTCCATCCTCCCCAAGAACCCCTGGTACTGCAACTACGTGCAGATCTGCGCCCCCAACGGCCGCGTCTACCATTTCCCCGCCTACCAGTGGATGGATGGCTACGAGACCCTGGCGCTGCGGGAGGCCACAG caaagaaaatgGCAGATGACTCACTCCCCATCCTTCTGGAGCACAGACAAGAGGAAATCAGAGCCAAGCAGGACTTCTACCA CTGGAGGGTCTTCGTTCCCGGCCTGCCCAACTACATCCACATTCCCAGTTACCGCCCTCCTGTCCGGCGGCACCGAAACCCCAACCGGCCTGA ATGGAATGGCTACATTCCCGGATTCCCCATCCTCATCAACATTAAGGCCACCAAGTTCCTGAACTCAAATCTCCGCTTCTCCTTCGTCAAGACAGCCTCTTTCTTCTTCCGCCTGGGGCccat GTCCCTGGCATTCAAAGTCCGCGGCCTGGTGGACTGCAAACGGTCGTGGAAGAGACTGAAGGACATTAAGAAAATTTTCCCTGGCACCAAGTCTGTCATCTCCG AGTACGTGGCTGAGCACTGGGCAGAAGACAGCTTCTTTGGGTACCAGTACCTCAATGGCATCAACCCAGGCCTGATCCGCCGCTGCACGCGGCTCCCAGACAAGTTCCCTGTCACAGACTGCATGGTGGCCCCGTTCCTGGGCGAGGGAACGTGCCTGCAAGCGGAGCTGGAG AAGGGGAATATTTACCTGGCAGACTACCGCATCCTGGAGGGCATCCCCACCATCGAGCTCAACGGCCGCAAGCAGCACCACTGCGCCCCCCTCTGCCTGCTGCACCTCAACCCCGAGGGCAACGTGATGCCCATCGCCATCCAG CTCAGCCAGACCCCTGGGCCTGACTGCCCCATCTTCCTGCCCAGCGATTCTGAGTGGGACTGGCTGCTGGCCAAGACGTGGGTGCGCTATGCTGAGTTCTACAGCCACGAGGGCATCTCCCACCTGCTGGAGGCCCACCTCATTGGCGAGGCCTTCTGCCTGGCCATGCTGAGGCACCTACCCATGTGCCACCCCCTCTACAAG CTCCTCATCCCCCACACCCGGTACACAGTCCAGATCAACAGCATCGGGCGGGCCCTCCTCCTCAACGAGGGGGGCCTCTCCGCCAGG GGCATGTCCCTGGGCCTGGAGGGCTTTGCCCAGGTGATGGTGCGGGCTCTGTCCGAGCTCACCTATGACAGCCTCTACATCCCCAATGACTTCGTGGAGCGTGGCGTCCAGGACCTGCCCGGATACTATTACCGCGATGACTGCTTGGCAGTGTGGGATGCGCTGGAGAG GTATGTGACAGAGATCATCACCTATTATTACCCGAATGACGCAGCCGTGGAGGGTGACCCGGAATTGCAGTCCTGGGTGCAGGAGATATTCAAGGAGTGCCTGCTAGGGCGCGAGAGCTCAG GCTTCCCCACGTGCCTGCGGACGGTGCCTGAGCTGATCCGATACGTCACCATAGTCATCTACACCTGCTCTGCCAGGCACGCAGCTGTCAACACAGGCCAG CTGGAGTACACCTCCTGGATGCCCAACTTCCCATCATCCATGCGAAACCCGCCGATGCAGGCTAAAGGGCTGACCACCTTGGAGACCTTCATGGACACGTTGCCAGATGTAAAGACCACGTGCATCGTGCTGCTGGTGCTCTGGACACTCAGCCGAGAGCCTGATGACAAG CGGCCCCTGGGCCACTTCCCGGACATCCACTTCGTGGAGGAGGCCCCGCGGCGCAGCATGGAGGCCTTCCGCCAGCGCCTGGCGCAGATCTCGCACAACATCCGCCAGCGCAACAAGTGCCTCCCGGTGCCCTACTACTACCTGGACCCCGTGCTGATCGAGAACAGCATTTCTATCTAG